The following proteins are encoded in a genomic region of Paenibacillus sp. FSL H3-0469:
- the rplC gene encoding 50S ribosomal protein L3, translated as MKGILGKKLGMTQVFTPEGNVIAVSVIEAGPCVVLQKKDLNIDGYEAVQLGFSDKKESRSNKPEQGHAKKANATPKRYVREIRGVDLGSLEVGQELKADIFAEGEFVDVTGTSKGKGFQGNIKRWGQSRGPMAHGSRYHRRPGSMGSIQANRVPKGKRLPGHMGHTTVTVQKLEIIRVDVERNVLLVKGAIPGPKNSFVKVKETVKK; from the coding sequence TTGAAAGGTATCTTAGGAAAAAAACTCGGTATGACTCAAGTGTTTACTCCAGAAGGTAACGTAATCGCGGTTTCTGTTATCGAAGCTGGACCTTGTGTGGTACTGCAAAAGAAAGACCTGAATATCGACGGATATGAAGCAGTGCAGTTGGGCTTTTCCGATAAAAAGGAAAGTCGCTCCAACAAGCCTGAACAGGGTCACGCCAAAAAGGCAAATGCAACACCTAAGCGCTACGTTCGCGAAATTCGCGGTGTTGACCTCGGGTCACTCGAGGTTGGACAAGAGCTTAAGGCTGACATCTTCGCTGAAGGCGAGTTTGTTGACGTAACAGGTACTTCGAAGGGTAAAGGCTTCCAGGGTAACATCAAACGCTGGGGACAAAGCCGCGGACCAATGGCACACGGATCGCGTTACCACAGAAGACCAGGCTCGATGGGTTCCATCCAGGCTAACCGTGTTCCTAAGGGCAAACGCCTGCCAGGACATATGGGTCACACGACCGTAACGGTTCAAAAGCTTGAAATCATCCGGGTTGACGTAGAACGTAATGTACTGCTGGTTAAAGGCGCTATTCCGGGCCCGAAAAACAGCTTCGTGAAAGTTAAAGAAACCGTTAAGAAATAA
- the rpsJ gene encoding 30S ribosomal protein S10, which translates to MAKQKIRIRLKAYDHRILDQSAEKIVETAKRSGAGVSGPIPLPTEKQIITILRAVHKYKDSREQFEQRTHKRLIDIVNPTPQTVDALMRLDLPSGVDIEIKL; encoded by the coding sequence ATGGCAAAGCAAAAAATTCGTATTCGCTTGAAAGCATACGACCACAGAATTCTTGATCAATCCGCAGAGAAAATCGTTGAAACAGCAAAACGTTCGGGTGCTGGTGTATCCGGGCCGATTCCGCTGCCAACTGAGAAGCAAATCATTACCATTCTCCGTGCGGTACACAAGTACAAGGATTCCCGTGAACAGTTTGAGCAACGGACTCACAAACGTTTGATCGATATTGTGAACCCAACACCACAAACTGTGGATGCCTTGATGCGCTTGGATCTACCGTCCGGTGTAGATATCGAAATCAAATTGTAA
- a CDS encoding Crp/Fnr family transcriptional regulator gives MDCNKCSSHACVRQVPVFRSLSDEELVIIESITESHSYKKGSQVCREGEPSEALYVVKSGLIKLTKNSKEGKQHIVRFLFPGDYFGQFALLHNKNNDVTAEIIESGVVCQMHRKDFIPLLEQNAGLAFSFLMSVSEQLHLAEESAGALHMFEVEKRLARLLVYLYTRNLPEPAVTMQNLRYSVDLPSAQKEVAAMIGTTAETLSRKLNKLEALKIIAMHKRTVNILEMEALIQLAEISD, from the coding sequence ATGGATTGTAATAAGTGCAGCTCTCATGCCTGTGTGCGCCAGGTTCCGGTATTCAGGAGTTTATCCGATGAAGAATTGGTTATCATTGAATCAATTACAGAATCCCATTCCTATAAAAAGGGCAGCCAGGTCTGCAGAGAAGGCGAGCCTTCTGAAGCTTTGTATGTGGTGAAGAGCGGTCTGATCAAATTGACGAAGAACAGTAAAGAAGGCAAGCAGCATATTGTCCGCTTTCTTTTTCCCGGAGATTATTTCGGGCAGTTTGCCCTGCTTCACAATAAAAATAATGATGTAACGGCGGAGATTATTGAGAGCGGAGTGGTCTGCCAGATGCACCGGAAGGATTTTATTCCTCTGCTGGAGCAGAATGCGGGCCTCGCGTTCAGCTTCCTGATGTCTGTTAGCGAGCAGCTGCATCTGGCCGAAGAATCAGCAGGGGCACTGCATATGTTTGAAGTGGAAAAGCGGTTAGCCCGGCTGCTGGTCTACTTATATACGAGGAATCTACCAGAACCAGCAGTGACCATGCAAAACCTGAGATATTCCGTAGATCTCCCGTCGGCGCAAAAAGAAGTGGCAGCGATGATCGGCACTACTGCCGAGACCCTAAGCCGTAAACTGAACAAGCTGGAAGCGTTGAAGATCATCGCTATGCACAAAAGAACCGTGAATATTCTGGAGATGGAGGCTCTAATTCAGCTCGCTGAAATCAGTGATTAA
- a CDS encoding V4R domain-containing protein: MGLQQYTFDDMRQMDRTTLGNMVPLELFRTIRLIGMNQGLPLGGKGTTVTIGRKIGESLPVHSVEELLQFFEELKIGIPRIVHSDEHRINIAVDDCFCKGLPSLEDERMVCDLEGAIIEGALCRILGRKVSVKEIKCNVTGHEHCEYEVKL, translated from the coding sequence ATGGGCTTGCAGCAATACACTTTTGATGATATGCGCCAGATGGATCGGACAACTCTGGGCAACATGGTACCCCTTGAGCTATTCCGGACCATCCGCCTTATTGGAATGAACCAGGGATTGCCGTTAGGCGGAAAGGGAACGACTGTTACTATTGGCAGAAAGATTGGCGAGAGCCTGCCTGTCCATTCCGTGGAAGAGCTGCTGCAGTTCTTTGAAGAGCTCAAAATCGGAATTCCCCGGATTGTTCATTCCGATGAGCACAGAATTAATATTGCAGTTGACGATTGCTTCTGCAAAGGACTACCTTCGCTTGAAGATGAAAGAATGGTCTGTGATCTAGAGGGAGCTATCATTGAAGGTGCTCTGTGCCGAATTCTCGGCCGCAAGGTTTCAGTGAAGGAGATCAAATGTAATGTCACCGGTCATGAACACTGCGAGTATGAAGTTAAGCTTTAA
- a CDS encoding cupin domain-containing protein: MEKKTLAEAVQYQEERFTKKIIFQKGDSVVFVLNFMPGQKLPVHKHPGADVYILALHGDGTIHVNEEEFSFIQGETIYIAGDESFAYTNNSSSPSSLHVVLSKLPNAEYAKEI, translated from the coding sequence ATGGAAAAGAAAACATTAGCTGAGGCAGTGCAGTATCAAGAGGAGCGCTTTACCAAAAAAATCATTTTCCAAAAAGGGGATAGTGTTGTATTCGTGCTAAACTTCATGCCTGGGCAAAAGCTGCCTGTTCACAAGCACCCCGGAGCAGATGTATATATCCTCGCCTTACACGGTGACGGTACAATCCATGTTAATGAGGAAGAATTCTCCTTCATCCAAGGAGAGACCATCTACATTGCAGGTGACGAGTCATTCGCTTATACGAATAATAGTTCATCCCCGTCCAGTCTGCATGTCGTTCTGTCCAAGCTGCCTAATGCTGAGTATGCGAAAGAAATCTAA
- the tuf gene encoding elongation factor Tu, which produces MAKAKFERNKPHVNIGTIGHVDHGKTTLTAAITTVLSKKYGGAAVAFDQIDKAPEERERGITISTAHVEYETPNRHYAHVDCPGHADYVKNMITGAAQMDGAILVVSAADGPMPQTREHILLSRQVGVPYIVVFLNKCDMVEDEELLELVEMEVRDLLSEYDFPGDDTPIVRGSAREALQNPDGEYAQKIVEMFETIDTYIPLPERQTDKPFLMPVEDVFSITGRGTVATGRVERGTVKVGEEIEIVGIHEETKKSVVTGVEMFRKLLDSAQAGDNIGALLRGVDRNMIERGQVLAKPNSVKPHTEFTAQIYVLTKEEGGRHKPFFTGYRPQFYFRTTDVTGIINLPEGTEMVMPGDNITVTVQLISPIAIEEGTKFSIREGGRTVGAGSVASIQK; this is translated from the coding sequence ATGGCAAAGGCAAAGTTTGAACGTAACAAACCGCACGTTAACATTGGTACTATTGGTCACGTCGACCATGGTAAAACAACTCTGACTGCTGCAATCACAACTGTATTGTCCAAAAAATACGGTGGTGCTGCTGTAGCATTCGACCAAATCGATAAGGCTCCTGAAGAACGCGAACGCGGTATCACTATCTCCACCGCTCACGTTGAATATGAAACTCCTAACCGTCACTACGCTCACGTAGACTGCCCTGGACACGCCGACTATGTTAAAAACATGATCACTGGCGCAGCGCAAATGGACGGAGCAATCCTGGTTGTATCCGCAGCTGACGGCCCTATGCCACAGACTCGTGAACACATCCTGCTGTCCCGTCAAGTAGGCGTTCCTTACATCGTTGTATTCCTGAACAAATGCGACATGGTAGAGGACGAAGAGTTGCTTGAATTGGTTGAAATGGAAGTTCGCGATCTGCTTAGCGAATACGACTTCCCAGGCGATGACACTCCAATCGTTCGTGGATCTGCTCGTGAAGCTCTGCAGAACCCTGATGGCGAGTATGCACAGAAGATCGTTGAAATGTTCGAAACGATCGACACATACATCCCGCTTCCAGAACGTCAGACTGACAAGCCTTTCTTGATGCCTGTCGAAGATGTATTCTCCATCACTGGCCGCGGTACTGTGGCAACTGGTCGCGTAGAACGCGGAACAGTTAAAGTCGGAGAAGAAATCGAAATCGTTGGTATTCACGAAGAAACTAAGAAGTCTGTAGTTACTGGCGTGGAAATGTTCCGTAAATTGCTTGATTCCGCACAAGCGGGCGACAACATCGGCGCACTGCTGCGTGGTGTAGACCGTAACATGATCGAGCGTGGCCAAGTATTGGCTAAGCCGAACTCTGTTAAGCCACACACTGAGTTCACTGCTCAGATCTACGTTCTGACTAAAGAAGAAGGCGGACGTCACAAACCATTCTTCACTGGTTACCGTCCACAGTTCTACTTCCGTACAACTGACGTAACTGGCATCATCAACCTGCCAGAAGGTACTGAAATGGTTATGCCTGGTGACAACATCACCGTAACTGTTCAACTGATCTCCCCAATCGCTATTGAAGAAGGTACTAAATTCTCCATTCGCGAAGGCGGACGTACAGTTGGTGCCGGTTCCGTAGCTTCCATCCAGAAATAA
- the fusA gene encoding elongation factor G — protein MSREFSLKNTRNIGIMAHIDAGKTTTTERILFYTGRTHKIGEVHEGAATMDWMEQEQERGITITSAATTAAWKGHRINIIDTPGHVDFTVEVERSLRVLDGAVGVFSAKEGVEPQSETVWRQADRYGVPRIAYVNKMDIIGADFLNVIDSMRDRLQANAVAIQLPIGAENDFTGIIDLVEQKAHIFKDDLGQNIEVTDIPAEFLEQVETLRTELIEKVAELDEDLTMKYLEGEEITVAEIKAALRKGVCEVKVFPVIVGSSYRNKGVQLMMDAVVDYLPSPLDVPAIQGHLEDGTEAVRHSSDEEPFAALAFKIMTDPYVGKLTFFRVYSGILESGSYVVNATKNKRERIGRILQMHANSRQEISIVYSGDIAAAVGLKDTSTGDTLCDEKHPVILESMNFPDPVIEIAVEPKTKADQDKLGVALGKLTEEDPTLRAHTDEETGQTILAGMGELHLDIIIDRMRREFKVETNVGKPQVAYRETFKAPARVEGKFVRQSGGRGQYGHVWVEFEPLEPGTGSKFESKVVGGSVPREYIAPALAGIEEQMKNGVIAGFPLVDVKATIVDGSYHDVDSNEMAFKIAGSMALKAAKDKCKPVLLEPIMKVEVTVPEEYMGDVMGMLNSRRGRIEGMDSRGGAQIIRAKVPLSEMFGYSTTLRSGTQGRGVFSMELSHYEEVPKSIAEEIVAKNKGGE, from the coding sequence ATGTCAAGAGAGTTCTCCTTAAAAAATACACGTAATATCGGGATCATGGCACATATTGATGCTGGTAAGACTACTACCACAGAGCGGATTCTTTTCTACACAGGCCGTACGCACAAAATCGGTGAAGTTCACGAGGGCGCTGCTACAATGGACTGGATGGAACAGGAGCAAGAGCGCGGAATCACGATTACTTCCGCTGCTACAACCGCTGCTTGGAAGGGTCACCGCATCAATATCATTGATACCCCTGGGCACGTTGACTTCACTGTTGAAGTTGAACGTTCCCTTCGTGTATTGGATGGAGCAGTTGGTGTATTTAGTGCGAAAGAGGGCGTTGAGCCTCAGTCCGAAACCGTATGGAGACAGGCTGACCGTTACGGCGTTCCCCGGATCGCATATGTGAACAAAATGGATATCATCGGTGCAGACTTCCTGAACGTTATCGACAGCATGCGTGACCGCCTGCAAGCCAATGCAGTTGCCATTCAACTGCCTATTGGTGCCGAGAACGACTTCACAGGAATCATTGACCTTGTTGAGCAGAAAGCTCACATCTTCAAGGATGACCTGGGTCAGAACATCGAAGTTACTGATATTCCTGCTGAATTCTTGGAGCAAGTTGAGACTCTGCGTACTGAACTGATCGAGAAGGTTGCAGAACTTGACGAAGATCTGACTATGAAGTATCTGGAAGGCGAAGAAATCACTGTGGCCGAGATCAAAGCTGCACTGCGCAAAGGCGTATGTGAAGTTAAGGTTTTCCCTGTAATTGTCGGATCCTCCTACCGTAACAAAGGCGTTCAGCTCATGATGGATGCTGTTGTTGATTACTTGCCATCCCCACTGGATGTACCGGCTATTCAAGGTCATCTGGAGGACGGTACAGAAGCGGTTCGCCACTCTTCGGATGAAGAACCATTTGCTGCACTGGCATTTAAAATCATGACAGACCCTTATGTGGGTAAACTCACGTTCTTCCGTGTATACTCCGGTATCCTGGAATCCGGTTCTTATGTAGTTAACGCTACTAAGAACAAACGTGAACGTATCGGCCGTATTCTGCAGATGCATGCGAACAGCCGCCAAGAAATCTCCATTGTATATTCCGGTGATATCGCGGCAGCCGTTGGCCTGAAAGACACAAGTACTGGCGATACACTCTGTGATGAGAAACATCCGGTTATCCTGGAATCCATGAACTTCCCTGATCCGGTTATCGAAATCGCAGTTGAACCAAAAACCAAAGCTGACCAAGATAAATTGGGTGTTGCTCTCGGAAAGTTGACTGAAGAGGATCCTACTCTTCGTGCTCACACTGATGAAGAAACAGGCCAAACAATCCTGGCAGGTATGGGTGAGCTTCACCTGGATATTATCATCGACCGTATGCGCCGCGAATTCAAGGTAGAAACCAACGTGGGTAAACCACAGGTTGCTTACCGTGAGACATTCAAAGCACCAGCACGCGTTGAAGGTAAATTCGTTCGCCAATCCGGCGGTCGCGGTCAGTATGGTCACGTATGGGTTGAATTTGAACCTCTCGAGCCGGGTACTGGCAGCAAATTCGAAAGTAAAGTTGTCGGTGGTTCTGTACCTAGAGAATACATCGCTCCTGCACTTGCCGGTATTGAAGAGCAAATGAAAAACGGCGTTATTGCAGGCTTCCCGCTTGTAGACGTTAAAGCTACCATCGTAGATGGTTCCTATCATGATGTTGACTCCAACGAAATGGCGTTCAAAATTGCCGGCTCGATGGCCCTCAAAGCAGCTAAAGACAAGTGTAAGCCTGTCCTGCTTGAGCCAATCATGAAAGTGGAAGTAACTGTTCCTGAGGAATACATGGGCGATGTAATGGGTATGCTGAACTCCCGTCGCGGTCGGATCGAAGGTATGGATTCCCGTGGTGGTGCGCAGATTATCCGTGCAAAGGTGCCTCTTTCCGAAATGTTCGGATACTCCACAACACTCCGTTCCGGTACTCAAGGACGCGGCGTATTCTCAATGGAACTTTCTCATTATGAAGAAGTACCTAAATCCATTGCTGAAGAAATCGTAGCCAAGAACAAAGGCGGAGAATAA
- the rpsG gene encoding 30S ribosomal protein S7 yields the protein MPRKGPVTKRDVLPDPLYNSKLVTRLINRIMLGGKRGVAQSILYNSFKLIQERTGKEPMEVFEAAIKNIMPVLEVKARRVGGANYQVPIEVKPERRTALGLRWLVNYSRNRGEKTMEERLAAEIIDASNNTGASVKKREDTHKMAEANKAFAHYRW from the coding sequence ATGCCACGCAAAGGTCCAGTTACTAAAAGAGATGTATTGCCAGATCCATTGTATAATAGCAAGTTGGTTACTCGTTTGATCAACCGTATTATGCTGGGTGGTAAAAGAGGTGTCGCTCAAAGCATTTTGTACAATTCGTTCAAGTTGATTCAAGAACGTACAGGTAAAGAGCCGATGGAAGTTTTCGAAGCAGCCATCAAGAATATCATGCCTGTATTGGAAGTTAAAGCTCGTCGTGTCGGCGGTGCTAACTACCAAGTACCTATTGAGGTTAAACCTGAAAGACGTACTGCTTTGGGATTACGTTGGCTTGTAAACTACTCACGCAACCGCGGTGAGAAGACTATGGAAGAGCGTTTGGCGGCTGAGATTATCGATGCTTCCAACAACACAGGCGCTTCCGTTAAGAAACGTGAAGATACACACAAAATGGCTGAAGCGAACAAAGCGTTTGCTCACTACCGCTGGTAG
- the rpsL gene encoding 30S ribosomal protein S12, whose amino-acid sequence MPTINQLVRKGRQAKIEKSKSPALQKGFNALKREATNLSAPQKRGVCTRVGTMTPRKPNSALRKYARVRLTNRLEVTAYIPGIGHNLQEHSVVLLRGGKVKDLAGVRYHIVRGALDTAGVANRMQARSKYGAKRPKVKK is encoded by the coding sequence ATGCCAACTATCAATCAATTGGTTCGTAAAGGCCGTCAAGCCAAAATCGAAAAATCCAAATCTCCCGCTCTTCAAAAAGGGTTCAACGCCCTCAAGCGTGAGGCTACAAATTTGAGCGCTCCGCAGAAACGCGGTGTATGCACTCGTGTAGGCACAATGACTCCACGTAAACCAAACTCAGCACTTCGTAAGTATGCCCGTGTTCGTTTGACGAACCGTCTTGAGGTGACTGCTTACATTCCGGGTATCGGACATAACCTTCAAGAGCACAGTGTAGTATTGCTGCGCGGAGGTAAAGTTAAGGACCTTGCAGGAGTTCGTTATCACATCGTTCGTGGTGCACTGGATACTGCAGGTGTTGCTAACCGGATGCAGGCTCGCTCCAAGTATGGTGCGAAACGTCCTAAAGTCAAGAAATAA